Proteins from a single region of Oreochromis niloticus isolate F11D_XX linkage group LG7, O_niloticus_UMD_NMBU, whole genome shotgun sequence:
- the LOC100699402 gene encoding probable global transcription activator SNF2L2, with the protein MKRLAARRYAGLLILSPTAAADPDSQPADCSQLEARENGSLEDMEEDISLKKRKGDHQAVKDLKAGQETGEKVKRKRGRPPAEKLPPNPPELTRTLNTLVDMVMNYKDGLGRQISKGFVQLPSKKEVPEYYELIRKPVDFRRIRERVRNHKYRSVGDLEKDIFLLCHNAQTYNLEGSQIYEDSIVIKSVFESARQRIVTDEEQKETVSASHSNNGGGAEDQFLPSAVKPLPVQIKKGAKEQRSRNTMAKRVHSDLDSDEDLEDNTTKDEG; encoded by the exons ATGAAGAGACTAGCAGCTCGCCGCTATGCTGGCTTGCTAATTCTCTCCCCCACAGCTGCAGCCGATCCCGATAGCCAGCCTGCAGATTGCAGTCAG CTCGAGGCAAGAGAGAACGGTTCTCTAGAGGACATGGAGGAGGACATCAGTCTGAAGAAGCGTAAAGGTGATCATCAAGCAGTGAAAGACCTGAAGGCTGGGCAAGAAACTGGCGAGAAAGTCAAAAGGAAGCgagggcgcccaccagctgAGAAACTCCCTCCAAATCCGCCTGAACTCACCAGAACACTGAACACACTGGTGGATATGGTCATGAACTACAAAGATGG GTTGGGACGGCAGATCAGTAAAGGCTTTGTGCAGCTTCCCTCTAAGAAGGAAGTACCTGAGTACTACGAACTGATCCGAAAGCCTGTGGACTTCAGAAGGATCAGG GAACGTGTTCGCAATCACAAGTACAGAAGTGTGGGAGATCTGGAGAAGGACATTTTCCTTCTGTGTCACAATGCTCAGACTTATAATCTGGAGGGATCTCAG ATCTATGAGGATTCTATTGTCATTAAGTCTGTTTTTGAGAGTGCGAGACAGAGAATCGTCACAGATGAAGAACAGAAAGAGACGGTTAGCGCCAGTCACAGCAATAATGGCGGTGGAGCTGAAGACCAGTTTCTTCCATCAGCAG TGAAACCATTACCAGTTCAGATCAAGAAGGGGGCTAAGGAGCAGagaagcagaaatactatggcCAAGAGGGTTCACAGTGAtttagacagcgatgaggaTCTAGAGGATAACACCACAAAAGATGAAGGTTGA